GTTATCATTGATACAGCATGAAGTAGTGGATGTTCATCAGTGGATCAGCGTATCCGATTTCACGGATATTGTGGCTATATCCCAAACAACTCCCGGACCTATCGCATTCAATACTGCTACTTATATTGGCTATACGGCAACAGGGACTGTTCTTGGGTCTGTAATCTGTACTGTATCTGTTTGTTTGCCTCCATTGATTATAATGACAACCATATGTAAGCTGTTTTTTGTATTCCGGGACAATGTATATGTAAAAATGGCATTGGATGGGATAAAAATATCAGTAGTCGGCCTCATTGGCGCTGCTGCATTGTTACTGGTCAATAGGGATAACTTTGTGGATTACAAAAGCATCCTTATTTTTGCAGTGGCATTTATCATTACCTTCAGGTTTAAAACAAATCCTATTTTTGTGATCATTGCTTCAGGCATAGCAGGATACGTACTGTATTAATTGAGAATGGAAAATGGAGAATGGAGAATGGAGAATGAATGATGAACTTTAAACAATGAACTTTGAATGACAAATGAAAAACTTTCAGACTTTCAAACTTTATAAACAAAAAAAATCAAGAACTTAGGCGATAGCCGGTCTCGTGAGCGTCAGCGAGTAATTGAGAATCGAGAGCTACATTAGTTATTTCTATTACAGAATAATGCTTAATTGATGAAATCCTCATTTTTAAAAACAAAATGTAAATGAACAAGCAAATTATCCTTTTTTCCATATTTCTGACAGGGGTTACCTTATTGAATGCACAGTTCATACATCCCGGAATGTTACATACCAAAGCCGACTTGGATGCTTTTAAAGCCAATACACAATTAAACAGGGAACCCTGGAAGAGTGCATGGCAACAACTGCTTGACTCTGACCTGGCGTTATTGTCACTGGAGCCGCATCCTGTGCCGCATATTTCCTGTGGTCCGTACAATCGTCCCAATATAGGTGGTAACGAGTTTTATCATGATGGAAATGCGGCTTATACAATGGCCCTGCAATGGTATGCCACAGAAATCGAAGAGTATGCACAAAAGACCATTGAAATATTGAATGCATGGTCAAATACACTCGATTCGGTGACCAACCACAATAAAGAATTAAAGATAGGTGTGGCCGGTATAAAATACCTGAATGCTGCGGAAATAATCAGGTATACCTATAAGGATTGGAAAAAGGGTGATCAGGAAATTTTTGAGAAGATGATCCTGGAAAAATGGTATCCGGTGATTGAGAAATTTACTCCCCGGAATAACGGGAATTGGGATGCCGCTATCGCACAGACCATGATGTGTATCGGTATTTTCACCGACAGAAAAGATATCTTTGATAGAGCCTATCATCATATATTGGATGGCGAAACCAACGGTTCATTGAAACATTATTTTCTTGAAACGGGACAATGTCAGGAAAGCGGCAGGGATCAGACACATACTCAAATGGGCTTGTCGTATTTGTGTAATACCTGCGAAATAGCATGGAATTAGGGGTATGATCTTTATTCTGCGTTCGGCAATACCCTGGCAAAAGGATATGAATATACGGCAAAGTATATGCTTGGTGACGAGGTACCTTATGAACAGTATATTACTTTTTTCGGAAAACCTCTGTTCGGAACAAAAATATCTTCCACCAGTAGGGGAAAGTACCTTCCCATTTATGAATTGGCCTATCGTCACTATAACGGACGAAAGGGATTAGAGATGCTTTATACAGGTAAGGTTATCCATACAAAGACAAGGAATGAGGGTGTTGAAGCTGGTTTCATGCCTTGGGCTACTTTAATGTATGCCCGGTAAATACGCCTGATAAATAAGGCTTTAAATACCCGGTTGAAAAATATTTACTAAAATTTATGCTTATTAATAAAAATTCGTATTTTTACGAATGAAAAATAATAGTCATTATGGCCAAAAAAGAATTTACCAACAATCAGGAACAATTAGCACTTTATGCCAAAGCTATAGGACATCCCGTCCGTATCGCAATATTGCAAATGCTCACTACACAGGCACAATGTACACACAGTGAAATGGCAGAAAGCCTTCCGGTGGCCAAAAGTACACTGTCACAACACCTAAATGAACTGAAAGAGGCTGGCCTGATTCAAAAGGCCAATACTTCTCCGGGGATCAAATACAGTATTGATCCTGAAAAATGGAAAGCCGCCCAGATTTATTTTAACGGATTGTTCCGGGAACTACCCAAAACGCCTAAAGTAAAAGTAGGATCGGTCAGGAAGGCTGGTAAAAAAGATGTCAAGGCCATCAAAAATTTATATAGGAATACGATTCTGACTGTAAATAAGAATGATTATTCCCCTGAACAACTTAAATATTGGTGTGATAAAGGAAAAGATGTCAACGTATGGGAAGAGCAAATTGGTGACCAGCACTTTATTCTTGCCGAACGTCAGGGAAAAGTTACAGGATTTGCTGCTATAACACCTGAAGGATATTTACATTCCCTGTTTGTACATAAAGATTTACAACAACAGGGAATTGCCTCTATGTTACTCGAAAGTATCGAAAAATATGCAAGGAGGAATAAAATCAAACAGGTGATTACGGAAGTTAGCATTACCGCCAGGCCATTCTTTGAAAAAAAAGGTTATGCTACCTTGGCTGAACAGTCGGTTTATATGGGCATAGATATGACCAGTTACAGAATGACCAAAGAAATTCCCGGAAAAGAAGAATAATAAAGTATACGAATGTTAAAAAATGTATTGTTGGTTGGATTAGGGGGTGGAATAGGCAGTATGTTGCGTTATCTTTCCACCATTTTTATCACTCATTTCTTTCAGAAATCATTTCCATTGGCCACATTTACGGTCAATATACTGGGTTGTTTCATTGCCGGCCTGATATTTGGCTGGGTGGAGAATTCAACCATACATCATTCATTCAGATGGTTGTTGTTGGTGGGATTTTGTGGTGGATTTACCACATTTTCCGCATTTTCCCTTGAAAACGTAGAATTGATCCGGACAGCAAACCTGTGGTCGACAGCTCTTTTTTATACCGTCATCAGTATTTTGACCGGTTTTGCAGCAGTCTGGGCAGGAATTGCTATTTCAAAATAGATTTTCCGGAATGAGGCTGTCTTTTTAGAGCGGAAAGGCGAAGCCCTCACACAAGTAATTACAAATTACTTTCAGTGAACTCGTAAACTCGGTTCCGCTCAACAATATCTGCTTATTTTATAAGGACTAGCGTTCTGCTTAATTTGTAATTAACTTCGTTGAGAAGGGTTGCGCTAAGTTGACTTCGTCGAGCTAAAGGTTAAGCCGTTGGTTGTTTTGGACTTTTTGAACAGCCTCATTTTATTGCTGATCATCTGCAGAAGGTACAGGCATCAGTTTACCTACTACATAGTGGTCATCTTTAATATATTTACGGGCGACATTCCTGATGTCCTTTATTTTCACAGCATTGATCACTTTTTTATATTCATCCAGCGTCATCAGTTTATCCCCTTGGCGATAAACATTTTGCAAAATACTCAGCCAGTATGAATTGTCTTTCATGATGGTTTCCCGTTCCCGTATCAGTGTTTCTTTTACCTTGTTCAAGTCGGTAACTGTAGGTCCATTGGCTTTTATTTTATTTGATTCTTCAAACACTGTGTTGATCAGTTGAGTTACATTATCGGGAGAACACCCCCACACAAATTCCATCGAATATCTTGGGTTAGGATAAATACTTGCGTTGGAGGACAATTGTATCCCATAGACACCTCCCTGATCTTCGCGCATGGATTCCCGTAATTTAATATTCAGTATGTCAGTCAGGATGGCAAAATGCAACCTTTCCTTAAATTTCCATTCAAAACCACCCTTCATCAATATATTTACACGGCTTTGTTCTTCCGAGTTTTTAGCATATTCCACTTCTGTGATGCCTGAAGGAAATGAAGGAGATACGTCACGCCAGGATTCAATCCGTTTTCTGGAAGGAAGTCCACCTATGTATTTCTCGAGCATGGGAATGATTTCATTCACTTTGAAATTACCTACCATGATGAATTTAAAGTCGCTGGCATCGGCAAACCTATCCTGAAATACGTACATGGCATTGTTCAGGTTGATCTGTTCTATTTGGCTTTCAGTCGGAATAGTGACTACACGGGGATTATCTTCTGAGGCTACTTTATAAAGGGTATCCAGATAAGCATAAACAGGATTGCTCTTCATATTCCTGACCTGGTTTTTGATACGTGATATATAAGCATTGAAAGCCTCTTCATCCCGGCGGATATTTGTAAAGTAAAGGTAATTCAACTGCAACATCGTTTCCAGATCTTTTGGCGCTGTCGACCCGTTGACACCTTCAAATAATTCGGCAATATAAGGAGAAATCTTGGCTGTATTTCCTGAAAGTTTTTTGTTCAGGGAAATCTGATCGAACTCACCTAATCCGCTTACGGAAATAATTCCTGCCGCCATCATCGCCGACATGTAATCCTCATCGGTATATATAGAAGTTCCACCAGGACTGAACCCAGCAAATACTATCTGATCATTTTGAAAATCGGTGGGCTTTAAAACAACTTGTGCGCCATTCATGAAGATAAGCTCTACCAGTCCGAAATCTGGATTATCTCTACGACGAAATAACCGGCTTCCCTTAGGCTCCTCAGAAAGTAAGGGCCCATCCAGTACATGATCCACATATTCAGTGATATCTGCTTGTTTTGAGGCAACCAGGATTCTTTTTATATCTTCCTCTGAAGGTATTTGAATGCCATCTTTATCAGGAGCCATAACCACCACGCATGTGTTACTGTCTGTGATCCATTGATGGGCCAGCTGATTGATTTCTTCCAGTGTTATTCCGGGAATAAAGTTTTGGGCATATGTATTTTCTGCATGGATACCGGGAATCGGTTCTTTTTCAGTAAAATTACGTACATACTCATCGATCAGGTTCTGGGAGCTGTTTTTATTGGCTTCTTTTGCAGCCTGGTCATATTGTACCAGTAATGCCTGTTTTTCCCGGTCCAGTTCTCCCTGGGTAAATCCAAACCTCTTTACCCGTTCGTTTTCAATGAGCAATACTTCAAGGGTCGATTCAATCTCATTTTCTTTGGCAGATGCATATATACTATATGCATCAATGGGGCCGATAAAGCTGTTGTATGATGAACCGGCATAAGTGAATGGGGCATCCGGATCCTGTCTCAATTCAGCGAAACGTTTGTTGATCATCCCATTATACAATCTTTGAATCAATATATCCCGGTAATCTTTTAGGATAGTTTCAGTTTTTTTCGGATGTTTGATAAATACCTGCACCACATTATCTGTCGCTTCTTTATCGGTAACAATCGATATCAGCGGATCTTTATTGTCAGGTACTTCATATTCAATCCGTTCAGGAGCATTTTTAGGATTACCCAATCCGGAAAAATGCTTTTTTACCTTTTCTTCCATGTCTTTTTCAGGCATATCGCCTACAACAAATACAGCCATCAGATTGGGCCGGTACCATTCCTTATAGAATTTACGGAGTTCTTCGTATGGTGCATTTTTCACAATGTTCATATCCCCTATAGGTAATCGCTCGGCGTAACGGGAACCCTTGAATATTACCGGAAAGTATTTCTGAAACATACGTTCATCCGCACCAAGTCCTAAACGCCACTCTTCAACAATAACACCCCGCTCGTCATCAATATCTTTGTCGGCAAAAGTGACCTGATGCGCCCAGTCTTCCAATATCTGGAATGCTTTATCTATCAGATCGGAACGATCTGACGGAACCTGAAGTTGGTACACTGTTTCGTCAAAACTGGTATAAGCATTTAAATTATGGCCGAATTTTACGCCCATCTCTTCCAATGCGTTGATCAATTCATTTTCCTTGAAATTTTTCGTACCATTAAAGCACATATGCTCTACGAAATGTGCCAGGCCTTTTTGCTGATCGGTTTCGCATATG
This genomic stretch from Bacteroidales bacterium harbors:
- a CDS encoding chromate transporter; translated protein: MENTELYISLFITFFKIGLFGFGGGYAMLSLIQHEVVDVHQWISVSDFTDIVAISQTTPGPIAFNTATYIGYTATGTVLGSVICTVSVCLPPLIIMTTICKLFFVFRDNVYVKMALDGIKISVVGLIGAAALLLVNRDNFVDYKSILIFAVAFIITFRFKTNPIFVIIASGIAGYVLY
- a CDS encoding insulinase family protein, giving the protein MLPHIKTVWISCFLFFIQLFVHAQELDLQSPIPVDTTIQIKSLDNGLKYYLRYNNVPEKRVELRLAVKAGSICETDQQKGLAHFVEHMCFNGTKNFKENELINALEEMGVKFGHNLNAYTSFDETVYQLQVPSDRSDLIDKAFQILEDWAHQVTFADKDIDDERGVIVEEWRLGLGADERMFQKYFPVIFKGSRYAERLPIGDMNIVKNAPYEELRKFYKEWYRPNLMAVFVVGDMPEKDMEEKVKKHFSGLGNPKNAPERIEYEVPDNKDPLISIVTDKEATDNVVQVFIKHPKKTETILKDYRDILIQRLYNGMINKRFAELRQDPDAPFTYAGSSYNSFIGPIDAYSIYASAKENEIESTLEVLLIENERVKRFGFTQGELDREKQALLVQYDQAAKEANKNSSQNLIDEYVRNFTEKEPIPGIHAENTYAQNFIPGITLEEINQLAHQWITDSNTCVVVMAPDKDGIQIPSEEDIKRILVASKQADITEYVDHVLDGPLLSEEPKGSRLFRRRDNPDFGLVELIFMNGAQVVLKPTDFQNDQIVFAGFSPGGTSIYTDEDYMSAMMAAGIISVSGLGEFDQISLNKKLSGNTAKISPYIAELFEGVNGSTAPKDLETMLQLNYLYFTNIRRDEEAFNAYISRIKNQVRNMKSNPVYAYLDTLYKVASEDNPRVVTIPTESQIEQINLNNAMYVFQDRFADASDFKFIMVGNFKVNEIIPMLEKYIGGLPSRKRIESWRDVSPSFPSGITEVEYAKNSEEQSRVNILMKGGFEWKFKERLHFAILTDILNIKLRESMREDQGGVYGIQLSSNASIYPNPRYSMEFVWGCSPDNVTQLINTVFEESNKIKANGPTVTDLNKVKETLIRERETIMKDNSYWLSILQNVYRQGDKLMTLDEYKKVINAVKIKDIRNVARKYIKDDHYVVGKLMPVPSADDQQ
- the crcB gene encoding fluoride efflux transporter CrcB produces the protein MLKNVLLVGLGGGIGSMLRYLSTIFITHFFQKSFPLATFTVNILGCFIAGLIFGWVENSTIHHSFRWLLLVGFCGGFTTFSAFSLENVELIRTANLWSTALFYTVISILTGFAAVWAGIAISK
- a CDS encoding GNAT family N-acetyltransferase; protein product: MFRELPKTPKVKVGSVRKAGKKDVKAIKNLYRNTILTVNKNDYSPEQLKYWCDKGKDVNVWEEQIGDQHFILAERQGKVTGFAAITPEGYLHSLFVHKDLQQQGIASMLLESIEKYARRNKIKQVITEVSITARPFFEKKGYATLAEQSVYMGIDMTSYRMTKEIPGKEE
- a CDS encoding alginate lyase family protein; its protein translation is MNKQIILFSIFLTGVTLLNAQFIHPGMLHTKADLDAFKANTQLNREPWKSAWQQLLDSDLALLSLEPHPVPHISCGPYNRPNIGGNEFYHDGNAAYTMALQWYATEIEEYAQKTIEILNAWSNTLDSVTNHNKELKIGVAGIKYLNAAEIIRYTYKDWKKGDQEIFEKMILEKWYPVIEKFTPRNNGNWDAAIAQTMMCIGIFTDRKDIFDRAYHHILDGETNGSLKHYFLETGQCQESGRDQTHTQMGLSYLCNTCEIAWN